A genome region from Planifilum fimeticola includes the following:
- a CDS encoding YlaN family protein, producing MGGFGLRTPTQVDLSQRALQLLREDAQKIQQLIAVQLENLTAPKCPLYEEVLDTQMFGLSREIDFAVRAGLITREDGREIIHDLEQKLADLYTKVLPSPGER from the coding sequence ATGGGGGGGTTTGGTTTGCGGACGCCGACTCAGGTCGATTTAAGTCAGCGCGCCTTGCAATTGTTGCGGGAGGACGCCCAAAAAATCCAGCAGTTGATCGCGGTCCAGCTGGAAAACCTGACAGCGCCCAAATGTCCGCTCTACGAAGAAGTGCTGGACACCCAGATGTTCGGTCTCTCCCGCGAGATCGATTTCGCCGTTCGAGCAGGATTGATCACGAGGGAGGACGGACGGGAAATTATTCACGATCTCGAACAGAAACTGGCCGACCTTTACACGAAGGTCCTTCCTTCCCCTGGTGAGAGATAG
- a CDS encoding LysR family transcriptional regulator, whose protein sequence is MHFQQLITFLEVAKRRHFRKAAEHLRLTQPAVSAQIRGLEEELGITLFQRHPFALTPAGKAFIPYAKQVLTLMEEGKRAALDSENSLPEEVTVAISSGMALPILSRLLKYFRQEHPQVRVTIRTKKRNELLRGLREGEVDVGIVYGIPETRHIRSQVIHYDTLTLIAPTDHPIARVPYLPLERLADVPLLALSAETEEQQLINRLLGARGIDPPVAVELWSVEEILRMVTLGFGPALVPKLALQGAEESGIREVRIVGLEVQWPVTLVVPMQRVLSSGFRQLMDDICGIYPPEPEA, encoded by the coding sequence ATGCATTTCCAGCAACTGATCACCTTTTTGGAAGTGGCCAAGAGGCGGCATTTTCGGAAAGCCGCTGAGCACCTGCGGCTCACCCAGCCTGCCGTGAGCGCCCAGATCCGGGGACTGGAGGAGGAATTGGGAATCACCCTGTTCCAGCGTCACCCCTTCGCCCTCACGCCTGCGGGCAAGGCGTTCATCCCCTACGCCAAGCAGGTTCTCACCCTGATGGAGGAAGGGAAGCGGGCCGCGCTCGATTCCGAAAACAGCCTCCCGGAAGAGGTGACCGTGGCCATCTCCTCCGGCATGGCCTTGCCCATCCTGTCCCGGCTTCTCAAATATTTTCGCCAGGAACATCCGCAGGTCCGCGTCACCATCCGCACCAAAAAGCGAAACGAATTGCTCCGGGGATTGCGGGAGGGGGAAGTGGATGTCGGCATCGTTTACGGCATCCCGGAAACCCGCCACATCCGGTCCCAGGTGATCCACTACGACACCCTCACCCTCATCGCGCCCACGGATCACCCGATCGCGCGCGTCCCGTATCTTCCCCTGGAGCGGCTCGCCGACGTTCCGCTGTTGGCCCTCTCCGCCGAAACGGAGGAACAGCAACTGATCAATCGACTGCTGGGAGCGCGGGGGATCGATCCCCCCGTCGCCGTGGAACTGTGGAGCGTGGAGGAAATCCTTCGCATGGTGACACTGGGGTTCGGACCGGCGCTGGTCCCGAAGCTCGCCCTGCAGGGGGCGGAGGAGTCGGGAATCCGGGAAGTGCGAATCGTGGGCCTGGAAGTCCAGTGGCCCGTCACACTGGTGGTCCCCATGCAACGGGTTCTGTCCTCGGGGTTTCGCCAGCTGATGGACGATATTTGCGGCATTTATCCCCCGGAACCGGAGGCATGA
- a CDS encoding NUDIX hydrolase, with product MERRKDSPLPRKGGSVVCKPMQKPYKIAAKAIIFDGDRVLVLRKSPAERSARDNHGWDFPGGGLEPAEPLMDALAREVWEETGLEVRVIGPAYIYDEIQEEKHLIIIKFACHQPTGSLKLSKEHISYHWVSMDRLSDTPFPEWMKEEIRRAYRIYEEATGGGN from the coding sequence ATGGAGAGGAGGAAGGATTCGCCTCTTCCCCGAAAGGGGGGATCCGTCGTCTGTAAACCCATGCAAAAACCTTATAAAATCGCTGCGAAAGCGATCATTTTCGACGGAGATCGCGTCCTGGTGCTCCGGAAATCCCCCGCCGAGCGGAGCGCCCGGGACAATCACGGCTGGGATTTTCCCGGCGGGGGATTGGAACCCGCCGAACCGCTGATGGATGCGCTGGCCCGTGAAGTTTGGGAGGAGACCGGACTGGAGGTCAGGGTGATCGGTCCGGCATACATCTACGACGAGATTCAAGAGGAAAAACATCTGATCATCATCAAATTTGCCTGCCATCAACCGACCGGATCCCTCAAGCTGAGCAAGGAACACATCAGCTACCATTGGGTGTCGATGGATCGGTTGTCCGACACGCCCTTTCCGGAATGGATGAAGGAGGAAATCCGTCGGGCCTATCGGATCTATGAGGAGGCGACGGGCGGAGGCAATTGA
- a CDS encoding NYN domain-containing protein, with amino-acid sequence MDSDKHIAIFIDLENVYYGLKKYHLDPDHPEPSHNLFLRLQEHYGKRAIRMIEAYADFEQLDLSMMSLQRKRVHIHQVYGNGRGGEERKNAADIQLCLDAMEVLYQIPDVTTFVIVSADQDMVPLLDRLWSRGKRVELFCLFDESLSKSASMPEFCDQVHNLFEFLNIPQLQNLSRLDRMLQNAVIQIYEWYQDPNNAGKSYGSNWIKKDLIRKFHIDEAEANQLFAKLIRGRFLEPYEIVVDGNIYYGYKVNLDHPQVRTIVKIAGYMVG; translated from the coding sequence ATGGACTCGGACAAGCATATTGCCATTTTTATTGATTTAGAAAATGTTTATTATGGGCTGAAAAAATATCATCTCGATCCCGATCATCCCGAACCGAGCCACAATCTTTTTTTACGCCTTCAAGAGCATTATGGAAAACGGGCGATTCGGATGATCGAAGCCTATGCGGACTTCGAGCAGCTTGATCTTTCGATGATGAGCCTGCAGCGGAAGCGGGTGCACATCCATCAGGTGTACGGCAACGGGAGAGGAGGAGAAGAGCGGAAAAATGCCGCAGATATTCAATTATGCCTGGATGCCATGGAAGTATTATACCAGATTCCGGACGTGACCACCTTTGTGATCGTCAGCGCCGATCAGGACATGGTCCCGCTGTTGGACCGGCTGTGGTCCCGGGGCAAGCGGGTGGAGCTGTTCTGCCTGTTTGACGAAAGTTTGTCCAAATCGGCTTCGATGCCCGAGTTTTGCGATCAGGTGCACAATTTGTTCGAATTCCTCAATATTCCCCAGTTGCAAAATTTGTCCCGGTTGGATCGGATGCTGCAAAACGCGGTGATCCAGATTTACGAATGGTATCAAGACCCGAACAATGCGGGGAAAAGTTACGGGAGCAACTGGATCAAGAAGGACTTGATACGCAAATTTCATATCGATGAGGCGGAAGCCAACCAGCTGTTCGCCAAGTTGATCCGGGGGCGTTTCCTGGAACCCTATGAAATCGTGGTGGACGGAAACATTTATTACGGGTACAAGGTAAACCTCGACCATCCCCAGGTGCGTACAATCGTGAAAATCGCGGGGTATATGGTGGGATAA
- a CDS encoding CPBP family intramembrane glutamic endopeptidase — MEQERRCGCMRTSALSPKTSLYFCLMVFAFSFFLWLVGDRALSLPINLPVSSLMAFFPLVTACIFAYGKEKGQGVRSLFKRVIDFSPIRRKAWFFPALLLMPAALFVSYLFMSLMDYPLPEPELHLPMIPVFFAVFIIGAVGEEVGWMAFVVDPLQQRWSALTTGIVCGAIWAVWHIVPFIQAGHDVAWIVWHGVVTVFLRIIIVWIYNNTGHSVLMAILFHASANVGFFLFPNYGSHYDPMVTAFVLAAIVGIIVFLWGYRTLSAYRYVH; from the coding sequence GTGGAACAAGAAAGGAGGTGTGGGTGCATGCGGACATCTGCGTTATCTCCAAAGACATCTCTTTATTTTTGTTTGATGGTTTTTGCTTTTTCTTTTTTTCTTTGGCTGGTGGGAGACAGGGCTCTCAGCCTTCCCATCAATCTGCCGGTGAGTTCGCTCATGGCCTTTTTTCCGCTGGTTACCGCATGTATCTTTGCTTATGGAAAGGAGAAAGGACAGGGGGTCAGAAGTCTTTTCAAACGGGTGATCGATTTCAGTCCGATCCGGAGAAAAGCCTGGTTTTTTCCGGCGCTTCTCCTCATGCCGGCGGCATTGTTTGTCTCCTACCTGTTCATGTCTCTCATGGATTACCCGCTTCCCGAACCGGAACTGCATTTACCGATGATCCCGGTTTTTTTCGCTGTATTCATCATCGGCGCGGTGGGGGAAGAAGTGGGCTGGATGGCATTTGTCGTCGATCCGTTGCAGCAGCGCTGGAGCGCGCTGACGACCGGCATTGTATGCGGCGCAATATGGGCGGTATGGCATATTGTTCCGTTCATTCAGGCCGGGCACGATGTGGCCTGGATCGTTTGGCACGGAGTGGTCACCGTGTTTTTGCGGATTATCATCGTCTGGATCTACAACAACACCGGACATAGCGTTTTGATGGCCATCCTCTTTCATGCCAGCGCCAACGTCGGGTTTTTCCTGTTTCCCAATTACGGTTCGCACTACGATCCGATGGTCACCGCCTTCGTCTTGGCCGCCATTGTCGGAATCATTGTGTTCTTATGGGGGTACCGGACGCTGTCTGCCTATCGGTATGTGCATTGA
- a CDS encoding citrate synthase/methylcitrate synthase encodes MSVKPGLEGVVAAETKISHVDGERGRLIYRGHRAEDLARTRSLEEVAFLLWNGVLPDSGERETIRREWASARVLPGYLKDLIAAIPREVEMTDVIRTAVSALGSASFEGPPTREQAIRIAAVLPTIIAFRRHHLAGSEPPEARSDLSHVAHYLYLLRGEVPSPAHVRALETYFVLTAEHGMNASTFAARVVTSTRSDLISAIVAAIGALKGPLHGGAPAGVESMLDEIGAEERIEPWIRKRLERNERLMGFGHRIYKTEDPRAAALREIAVRLAAGEPWFRLAVRVEEEALRLLGEYKPGRRIHTNVEYYAAAVFRAVGLPKELFTPTFICSRIVGWAAHAMEQAESNRLIRPDAVYIGPMPG; translated from the coding sequence TTGAGCGTGAAACCGGGATTGGAAGGGGTCGTGGCGGCGGAAACGAAGATCTCCCATGTGGACGGGGAGAGGGGGCGCTTAATCTACCGGGGTCACCGGGCGGAGGATTTGGCCCGCACCCGCTCACTGGAGGAGGTTGCCTTCCTCTTGTGGAACGGCGTCCTCCCGGATTCCGGCGAAAGGGAAACGATTCGCCGGGAGTGGGCGAGCGCCCGCGTTCTGCCGGGATACCTCAAGGATTTGATCGCCGCCATTCCCCGGGAGGTGGAGATGACGGACGTCATCCGGACGGCGGTATCCGCGCTGGGGAGCGCGTCTTTCGAAGGGCCGCCCACCCGGGAGCAGGCGATCCGCATTGCCGCCGTCCTGCCCACGATCATCGCCTTTCGCCGCCACCATCTCGCCGGTTCCGAGCCGCCGGAGGCCCGTTCCGATCTTTCCCATGTGGCTCACTACCTGTATCTTCTGCGGGGCGAGGTTCCTTCCCCCGCCCATGTCCGCGCCCTGGAGACTTACTTCGTCCTGACGGCGGAACACGGGATGAACGCCTCCACCTTCGCCGCGAGAGTGGTTACATCCACCCGTTCCGATCTCATCTCCGCCATCGTCGCGGCGATCGGAGCGCTGAAGGGACCCCTGCACGGCGGGGCTCCCGCGGGTGTGGAGAGCATGCTGGATGAGATCGGCGCCGAAGAGCGGATTGAACCGTGGATTCGTAAGCGGCTGGAGCGAAACGAACGGCTGATGGGGTTTGGCCATCGGATCTACAAGACGGAGGATCCGAGGGCGGCGGCGCTGCGGGAAATCGCCGTCCGCCTGGCCGCCGGGGAGCCGTGGTTCCGCCTGGCGGTTCGGGTAGAGGAGGAAGCTTTGCGCCTGTTGGGTGAGTATAAACCGGGAAGGCGCATCCACACCAACGTGGAATATTACGCCGCCGCCGTATTTCGTGCTGTCGGCCTGCCGAAGGAGCTGTTCACTCCCACCTTCATCTGCAGCCGGATTGTCGGTTGGGCGGCACACGCCATGGAACAGGCGGAAAGCAACCGGTTGATTCGCCCCGATGCCGTCTATATCGGTCCGATGCCCGGATGA
- the cax gene encoding calcium/proton exchanger — MKNQWLFALIAVTTLLSAGTHYLSENESIRFASASLSLLFWAALMGKATEAVAHYAGERLGGFLNATFGNAAELIIAIFLVKEGYFDMVKASITGSIIGNMLLVLGLSLLFGGLRYKIQSFNPMLAGHNASLMLLSVIALFIPAAFLNELDAGEIELLSLIISGVLILCYFLWLLFSLGTHRKELGESLDGLPDSPEGGASRDEGESPGWSRGVSILLLIISTVFVAIQSEWLVGSVEAVAHALGWSELFIGAFLIAIIGNAAEHSAAIFLALKNRIGAAVEIAIGSSLQVALFVAPMLIFISLLFGEPMDLVFTGYELAAVAVAAFIAKSISRDGSTNWYEGVLLLSVYIILGTAFFVVD, encoded by the coding sequence GTGAAAAATCAATGGCTGTTCGCGCTGATCGCCGTCACCACCCTGTTGAGCGCCGGTACCCATTATCTCAGCGAAAACGAATCGATCCGCTTCGCCTCCGCCAGCCTGTCGCTCCTGTTCTGGGCCGCCCTGATGGGCAAAGCCACGGAAGCCGTCGCCCACTACGCCGGCGAACGCCTCGGCGGTTTTCTCAACGCCACCTTCGGCAACGCGGCCGAGCTGATCATCGCCATCTTCCTGGTCAAAGAGGGATACTTCGACATGGTGAAGGCCAGCATCACCGGCTCCATCATCGGCAATATGCTGTTGGTGCTGGGGCTGAGCCTGCTGTTCGGGGGACTCCGGTACAAGATCCAGTCCTTCAACCCCATGTTGGCGGGCCATAACGCCTCTTTGATGCTGCTCTCCGTCATCGCCCTCTTCATTCCCGCGGCCTTCCTGAACGAGTTGGATGCGGGCGAAATCGAGCTTCTCAGCCTCATCATCTCCGGCGTTCTCATCCTCTGCTATTTTCTCTGGCTGCTTTTTTCCCTGGGAACTCACCGGAAGGAATTGGGGGAATCCCTGGACGGCCTGCCCGATTCACCGGAGGGCGGCGCATCCCGGGATGAAGGAGAATCTCCCGGCTGGTCCCGGGGCGTTTCGATCCTTCTTCTGATCATCTCCACCGTCTTCGTGGCGATTCAGAGCGAATGGTTGGTGGGCAGCGTGGAAGCCGTCGCCCACGCCCTGGGTTGGTCGGAGCTGTTTATCGGGGCCTTCCTCATCGCCATTATCGGAAATGCTGCCGAACACAGCGCCGCCATTTTCCTCGCCCTCAAGAACCGGATCGGCGCGGCGGTGGAAATCGCCATCGGCAGCAGCCTCCAGGTGGCGCTCTTCGTCGCGCCGATGCTGATCTTCATCAGCCTCCTGTTCGGCGAGCCGATGGATCTCGTCTTCACCGGCTACGAACTGGCAGCGGTCGCCGTCGCCGCCTTCATCGCCAAATCGATCTCCCGGGACGGCTCCACCAACTGGTACGAAGGCGTTCTGCTCCTGTCGGTATACATCATCCTGGGAACCGCCTTTTTTGTGGTGGATTGA
- a CDS encoding GAF domain-containing protein: MFVLQKAEGNREERYGLLLKQAESLLEGERDWVANLANAASLLYFSLEQVNWCGFYLLRGEELVLGPFMGKPACVRIPVGKGVCGTAAARRETQVVPDVFQFPGHIACDADSRSEIVVPMMPEGRLVGVLDIDSPVKNRFDAVDQKYLEQFVERIVRHVDWSPLK, encoded by the coding sequence GTGTTCGTCCTCCAAAAGGCGGAAGGGAATCGGGAAGAGCGCTACGGGCTCCTGCTGAAACAGGCGGAGAGCCTCCTGGAAGGGGAACGGGATTGGGTGGCCAACTTGGCCAACGCCGCATCCCTCCTTTACTTTTCCCTCGAACAGGTGAACTGGTGCGGCTTTTATCTGCTCAGGGGCGAAGAACTCGTCCTGGGGCCGTTCATGGGAAAACCCGCCTGTGTCCGCATTCCCGTGGGGAAGGGGGTCTGCGGGACCGCCGCCGCGAGGCGGGAGACCCAGGTAGTGCCCGACGTTTTCCAATTTCCCGGTCACATCGCCTGCGATGCCGACTCCCGCTCCGAAATCGTCGTACCGATGATGCCGGAAGGCCGCCTCGTCGGCGTGCTGGACATCGACAGCCCCGTAAAAAACCGGTTTGACGCCGTCGACCAAAAATACCTGGAACAATTCGTCGAAAGGATCGTCCGTCACGTGGACTGGAGCCCCCTGAAGTAA
- the glsA gene encoding glutaminase A: protein MQKLLESLVEKHRPAAREGKVAEYIPELAKQDSRLLGVAVVNPKGDVHAAGAYRTRFTLQSISKLISLMVALMDHGEERVFAKVGMEPTGDPFHSLYKLEITEEAKPLNPMINAGAIVVSSLIRGKSVEERAERVIQLVREMADNPEIDMNRAVYRSERDTADRNRALAYFLKGCGAIDDVEETLDVYFRQCSICVDCIDLARMGLCLAQNGVTLRGKRVIPGDIARLVKTFMVTCGMYNASGEFAIRVGIPAKSGVSGGILALVPGRMGIGVFGPALDKKGNSITGIRLLEDFSKKLGLSIF, encoded by the coding sequence ATGCAAAAGTTGTTGGAATCGTTGGTGGAGAAGCACCGTCCCGCCGCGAGGGAGGGAAAGGTGGCGGAATACATACCGGAACTGGCCAAACAGGATTCCCGGCTGCTGGGTGTGGCCGTGGTCAATCCGAAGGGAGATGTGCATGCCGCCGGCGCGTATCGCACGCGCTTCACCCTTCAGAGCATTTCCAAACTGATCTCGCTGATGGTGGCGCTGATGGATCACGGGGAGGAAAGGGTTTTTGCCAAGGTGGGCATGGAGCCTACCGGAGATCCATTCCATTCGTTGTATAAATTGGAGATTACCGAGGAGGCCAAACCCCTCAACCCGATGATCAACGCCGGCGCCATCGTCGTCAGCTCGTTGATCCGGGGAAAGTCCGTCGAGGAGCGGGCGGAGCGCGTGATTCAATTGGTCCGGGAGATGGCGGACAACCCGGAAATCGACATGAACCGGGCCGTCTACCGCTCCGAGAGGGACACCGCAGACCGCAACCGGGCATTGGCTTATTTTCTCAAAGGGTGCGGCGCCATCGACGACGTGGAGGAGACGCTGGATGTTTATTTCCGACAATGTTCCATTTGCGTGGATTGCATCGATTTGGCCCGCATGGGACTGTGCCTGGCCCAAAACGGAGTGACCCTGCGGGGAAAACGGGTGATCCCCGGCGATATCGCCCGGCTGGTCAAAACCTTCATGGTGACCTGCGGGATGTACAATGCGTCGGGAGAATTCGCCATCCGCGTGGGAATACCCGCCAAAAGCGGCGTGTCGGGGGGGATACTGGCCCTCGTTCCCGGGAGGATGGGAATCGGAGTGTTCGGTCCCGCCCTGGACAAAAAGGGAAACAGCATCACGGGCATCCGACTGCTTGAGGATTTTTCGAAAAAGCTGGGACTGAGCATTTTTTAG
- a CDS encoding aminopeptidase, translated as MRDPRIAKLAHLLVHHSCRVQKGDKVLIEVYDAGHELARALVSEIYAVGGYPHVQLHDDTLSRALLLGTSDEHMKQMARFDLVRMKEMDCYIGIRGSNNINEAADVPSDKMRLKMELYNKPVHKEQRVNHTRWVILRYPNASMAQLAQMSQEAFEDFFFDVCTLDYAKMDRAMDPLVERMERTDQVRIVGPGTDLTFSIKGLPAIKCAGQFNIPDGEVFTAPVRDSVNGVITFNTASVYQGTTFENIRFEFRDGKIVDATANDTKRLNEILDTDEGARYVGEFSLGFNPYILHPMKDTLFDEKIDGSFHFTPGSAYEECNNGNSSAIHWDLVCIQRPEYGGGEIWFDGELIRKDGRFVVPDLEPLNPENLKG; from the coding sequence ATGCGAGATCCCAGAATTGCAAAATTGGCGCATTTGTTGGTCCATCATTCGTGCCGAGTTCAGAAGGGAGACAAAGTGCTGATCGAGGTGTACGATGCCGGCCACGAACTGGCTCGGGCGTTGGTGTCGGAAATTTACGCGGTGGGGGGATATCCTCACGTGCAACTGCACGATGATACGCTGTCCCGGGCGCTGCTTTTGGGAACCAGCGATGAGCACATGAAGCAGATGGCCCGGTTCGATCTGGTGCGGATGAAGGAGATGGATTGCTACATCGGGATCCGGGGCAGCAACAACATCAACGAGGCGGCCGATGTGCCGTCGGACAAAATGCGGTTGAAGATGGAACTGTACAACAAGCCGGTTCACAAGGAACAACGGGTCAACCACACCCGCTGGGTGATTCTGCGCTATCCCAACGCTTCGATGGCCCAGCTGGCCCAGATGAGCCAGGAGGCCTTCGAGGACTTCTTCTTCGACGTGTGCACCCTGGATTACGCCAAAATGGACCGGGCGATGGATCCGCTGGTGGAGCGCATGGAGCGGACGGATCAGGTGCGGATCGTCGGTCCGGGAACCGACCTCACCTTCTCCATCAAAGGACTGCCCGCCATCAAGTGCGCCGGGCAATTCAACATCCCCGACGGGGAAGTGTTTACTGCACCCGTTCGGGATTCGGTCAACGGCGTCATCACCTTCAACACGGCCAGCGTTTACCAGGGAACCACCTTTGAAAATATCCGCTTTGAGTTCCGCGATGGGAAGATCGTGGATGCGACGGCCAACGACACCAAACGGCTGAACGAAATCCTGGACACCGACGAGGGAGCCCGCTATGTCGGGGAGTTCAGCTTGGGCTTCAATCCCTACATTCTCCACCCGATGAAGGACACGCTGTTTGACGAGAAAATCGACGGCAGCTTCCACTTCACTCCCGGCTCCGCCTACGAGGAGTGCAACAACGGCAACTCGTCGGCGATCCACTGGGATCTGGTGTGCATTCAGCGTCCGGAGTACGGCGGGGGAGAAATCTGGTTCGACGGTGAATTGATCCGCAAGGACGGCCGGTTCGTGGTGCCGGATCTGGAACCGCTGAACCCGGAAAATCTGAAGGGATGA
- a CDS encoding AbrB/MazE/SpoVT family DNA-binding domain-containing protein, protein MMKATGIVRKVDELGRVVLPVELRRTLGIDVRDPLEIYVDGGSIVLKKYTPSCLFCGQSKDMIVFRNRNICRSCLTELAAAAEKEL, encoded by the coding sequence ATGATGAAGGCGACGGGGATCGTTAGAAAAGTGGACGAACTGGGCCGGGTCGTGCTTCCGGTGGAATTGAGGAGAACCCTGGGCATCGATGTCCGGGATCCGCTGGAGATTTACGTGGACGGCGGCAGCATCGTTCTCAAGAAGTATACCCCCTCCTGTCTTTTTTGCGGTCAGTCGAAGGATATGATCGTGTTCCGCAATCGGAACATCTGCCGGAGCTGCCTGACGGAGTTGGCGGCGGCTGCGGAAAAGGAGCTTTAA
- a CDS encoding PaaI family thioesterase — protein sequence MKLWDELKQVAMTGSEEERALLRLTLQAIRQKRERGSAYLSGFLGLAGEFVEEGAYQFRVPITPFMLNRGGNVHGGIIASLADSTIGSLINKSLPSGKRAVTAEMKVNYLRPGRGKELVSRARLIHRGQHLAVGECEIFDDRGKRIALSTATFYILD from the coding sequence TTGAAGCTGTGGGATGAGCTGAAACAGGTGGCCATGACGGGATCGGAGGAGGAACGGGCCCTGCTGCGGTTGACGCTGCAGGCGATCCGTCAGAAGCGGGAGAGGGGAAGCGCTTATCTTTCCGGCTTTTTGGGCCTCGCCGGCGAGTTCGTCGAGGAGGGCGCGTATCAGTTCCGCGTGCCGATCACGCCGTTCATGCTGAACAGGGGAGGAAACGTCCACGGCGGAATCATCGCATCGCTGGCGGATTCCACGATCGGCTCGCTGATCAACAAGAGCCTTCCGTCGGGAAAACGGGCGGTCACCGCCGAGATGAAGGTGAATTATCTTCGACCCGGAAGGGGGAAAGAACTGGTCTCCCGGGCCCGCCTGATCCACCGGGGACAGCACCTGGCCGTCGGCGAGTGCGAGATCTTTGACGACCGGGGAAAGCGGATCGCTCTTTCCACCGCAACCTTCTACATCCTCGATTGA
- a CDS encoding alanine/glycine:cation symporter family protein — translation MLDIINKINEYVWGWPTLVLLVGTGIFLSLRLGFLQFSQLPYALKLAFGRQHQDKKSKGDISHFSALMTALSATIGTGNIAGVATAVTIGGPGALVWMWITAIFGMATKYAEAILAVKYRVTNERGEMSGGPMYYIERGLGMKWLAVLFALFGSVAAFGIGNMVQSHSVASAFEETFGLTPWITGLILAVCTALVLIGGIKSIGRVSNYLVPFMALFYIAGGLIVILLNLDKLPSAFALIFSDAFTGQAMAGGAIGTVIKMGVARGLFSNESGLGSAPIAAAAAKTDHPGRQALVSMTGTFLDTIVVCTFTGLTIVMTGAYLDYEPGVLEGAQVTVAAFNSALPVLGGLIVTLGLILFAYSTVLGWSYYGEKCFTYLFGDRMTMPYRIAFIIAVFIGSLLKIDLVWAAADMMNGLMAVPNLIGLLFLSGVVVSETRSFREYLKKERLESEKASSAG, via the coding sequence TTGCTGGACATCATCAACAAGATCAACGAATACGTATGGGGATGGCCAACCCTTGTCCTGCTGGTTGGCACGGGCATTTTTCTTTCCCTTCGGCTTGGATTTCTTCAATTTTCTCAACTTCCTTACGCCTTGAAATTGGCCTTCGGCCGCCAACACCAGGACAAGAAATCGAAAGGGGACATCTCCCACTTTTCCGCCCTGATGACCGCCCTGTCGGCGACCATCGGAACCGGTAACATCGCCGGCGTGGCCACCGCCGTGACCATCGGAGGGCCGGGTGCCCTGGTATGGATGTGGATCACGGCCATTTTCGGGATGGCCACCAAATACGCCGAGGCGATCCTCGCCGTCAAATACCGGGTCACCAACGAGCGGGGCGAGATGTCCGGAGGCCCGATGTACTACATTGAACGGGGCCTGGGCATGAAATGGCTGGCCGTCCTGTTCGCCCTGTTCGGATCCGTGGCCGCCTTCGGCATCGGCAACATGGTGCAGTCCCATTCCGTCGCCTCCGCGTTCGAGGAAACCTTCGGCCTCACCCCCTGGATTACCGGCCTGATTCTGGCCGTCTGCACCGCCTTGGTGCTCATCGGGGGCATCAAATCGATCGGCCGCGTCTCCAACTACCTGGTACCCTTCATGGCGCTGTTCTACATCGCGGGTGGACTGATCGTCATATTGCTCAACCTGGATAAATTGCCGTCGGCCTTTGCGCTTATCTTCTCCGACGCCTTTACCGGTCAGGCCATGGCGGGCGGCGCAATCGGCACCGTCATCAAGATGGGGGTGGCCCGCGGACTCTTCTCCAACGAATCGGGGCTCGGTTCCGCCCCCATCGCGGCGGCGGCCGCCAAGACCGACCATCCGGGACGGCAAGCCCTGGTCTCCATGACGGGAACCTTCCTGGATACGATCGTCGTCTGTACCTTTACGGGCCTGACCATCGTGATGACCGGCGCGTATTTGGACTATGAACCGGGGGTTCTTGAAGGCGCCCAGGTGACGGTGGCCGCCTTCAACAGCGCTCTGCCGGTGCTGGGTGGACTGATCGTCACCCTCGGACTGATCCTGTTCGCCTACTCGACGGTGCTCGGTTGGTCCTATTACGGGGAAAAATGCTTCACCTATCTGTTCGGTGACCGCATGACCATGCCCTATCGCATCGCCTTTATCATCGCCGTCTTCATCGGCTCCCTGCTGAAGATCGACCTGGTCTGGGCGGCGGCCGATATGATGAACGGGCTGATGGCGGTTCCCAACTTGATCGGCCTGCTCTTCCTCTCCGGCGTCGTCGTCTCCGAAACTCGTTCCTTCCGCGAATATCTCAAGAAGGAACGCCTGGAATCGGAAAAGGCCTCTTCTGCCGGTTGA